A stretch of Balaenoptera ricei isolate mBalRic1 chromosome 9, mBalRic1.hap2, whole genome shotgun sequence DNA encodes these proteins:
- the LOC132371429 gene encoding large ribosomal subunit protein eL28-like: MSAHLQWMIRWNCSSFLIKRSKQTCSTEPNNLKARSSFRYNRFVHRRTVGVEPAADGKGVVVVMKWRSSQRKVAASYMRTTINKNARATLSSIRHVIRKNKYRPDFHVAAIRRASAGLRSQKPVMAKRKRTRPTKGS, from the coding sequence ATGTCAGCGCATCTGCAATGGATGATCAGGTGGAACTGCTCCAGCTTCTTGATCAAGAGAAGCAAGCAGACGTGTAGCACCGAGCCCAATAACCTGAAGGCCCGCAGCTCCTTCCGCTACAACAGGTTCGTTCACCGCCGGACTGTGGGCGTGGAGCCGGCGGCAGACGGCAAAGGGGTCGTGGTGGTCATGAAGTGGAGATCCAGCCAGCGAAAGGTAGCCGCTTCCTACATGCGGACCACCATCAACAAGAACGCCCGGGCGACCCTCAGCAGCATCCGGCACGTGATCCGAAAGAACAAGTACCGCCCAGATTTTCACGTGGCCGCCATCCGCAGAGCCAGCGCAGGCCTGCGCAGCCAGAAGCCTGTGATGGCGAAGAGAAAGCGGACTCGCCCCACCAAGGGCTCCTGA